A stretch of DNA from Granulicella pectinivorans:
TCAGCGGTGAGACGATCAACACGCCATCGATGCTGGCTGTCGAAGATGCTCTTGATGGTTTGCGCTGGGCTAAATCGATTGGCGGGCTCGACCAACTGATCGCACGATCGAAAGGAAACCTCAAGGCGATCTCCGACTGGCAGCAGGCAAGCTCCTGGGTTGCATTCCTTGCAACGGATCCCGCAACACGATCCTCGACCTCGATCTGCCTGGCGATCAAGGACCCCGACTTCCTGCAATGGGACAGCAAGAAGCAGGCCGCATTTCTTAAGTCCATGACCGGCTTGGTTGAAAAGGAAGGCGCCGGGTTCGACATTGCTTCCTACCGCGATGCTCCATTGGGCCTGCGAATCTGGGGTGGTGCCACGGTCGAGACGAGCGACATCGCATGTCTCCTCGAGTGGCTCGACTATGCTTTCATCACGACGAAGAGCAGCATGTCCGATTCGCAGTCGGCGGTCTAAACCGGCCTCGCGAGGGTGTACCCCGCCATGCGTGCCAACGTGGGCGGTACGGTTCGTTGGTGACTCTGTTGTGGGTTGCTGCGTCGATTGAGTTTGTGTCACAGAGAAAGACGTTCTCTGTGACACAAACTATGTTCGATCCTGACCTCAGAACTAAATTTTAGCCACTACGAACACTCGACCTTTGGACTTGGGCCTGCGGATGCTTCGACTGCATCCCAGATTTGTAGAGCTATTGGAGACAGCAAATTGGGTCCGCCTCCAGATGGAAGCGGACCCAATTTATTGAAAATCAAACCATTTAGAACTTGTACTTCACTGCCAGCAAGATGGAGCGTTGCGTGTACTTGGCGTCCGTGATGCCGCGGTTGGTGTTGGAGACCTGCGAGGTGAAGGTCTTGTTGTCGGCGGTCTGCAGCTTTACCGACACAAGGTCGCTGGTGCTGAAGCCCGGTAGAGGATGGTTGAGGAAGTTGAACGCTGTGCCGCGCAGCTCGAGGGACTGGTGTTCGGTGACGTGGAAACTCTTGTAGATGCCAAGGTCCGAATCGAAGTAGGCAGGCGTGCTGAGGTAGGGAGCCTGACGGATGCCGACCTGACCAAGCTGCGGAGCGGTGAAGCAGTCGAGATTGACGTGCTGGTAGGCCTTCAGGTTCGAGTTGGGGTTGCAGGTGAGGATGGGGAGAACGGTGTTGGCGTTCGTTCCATAGTACGTTGCCGAGCCGATGGTGTGGCCGAGCGTCGTGTTCTGGATGGTGAGGCCCATGTTCTGGTTGGTGTTCGCCTGGAGGTTGCCACCGGCCTGCCAAGTGGTGGTTCCGGTGAGCGTCCATCCGTTGACGGCTCCCGCAGCAAGCTTGTTGCCGTGGATCGGGTTACCGAGATCGAACGCATAGGAGGTGTTGATGACGTGGGGGCGATCGATGTTGAGCACGCCGTAGTTGTTGCGCACGTTGAAGGCGTCGAGCGTGCTGCTGACGATGCCGAGGGACTTCGAGTAGGTGTAATTGGCGTTGAAGGTGATGCGTCCGGTCTGACGAACGAGGCTGAACTGGAGCCCGTTGTAGTTGGCGTATCCTGCGTGCGTGTTGACCGAGATCGCGTTCGTGCCGTAGCCGGCGTAGTAGGGGTAGTAGTCGGCGATATTGGCGACGTTTTCAGGATCGGTGGGAGCGGGTGCTCCGGTGACGGGATCGGCCTTGAAGAGGCCGCCGAAGGGGATTTTATTCTGGTTGACGAGAGCGGAGCCGCCCACGCCGGAGCCATTGCTCTGTCCGCCGAGGAGGATGTTCTGAGTCTGGTTGCCGACGTACGCGGCCTCGAAGAGCATGGCGCGTGTGAGTCGCTGCGAGATGGTCAGGTTATAAGCGTAAGTCACGCCGGTTTTGTCGTCCTGCTGGTCGGCTGCATAGACGCTCGAGGGAAGCGAGCCGAGGCTTGAGGCGTTCGCACCCAGGTTGCTGATCTCCTTGAGAGTGATGGCCTGATTGCCGTTGGAGTTGTAGGTCTTGACGCCGAGTGCGGTGGTGAGAGGCCCGGCGAAGTCGTTGTACTGATCGTTCCAGCGGTAGGCTGCCCAGCCGCCACGAATGACGGTACTGCCGTTGCCATGGACGTCGTAGGCCAGACCGAGACGCGGCTCGAAGAAGATGCTCTGGACGGGGGAACCGCCGATGGGAACGCTGGAGTCGATGGCGTGCCAGTAGACGCCGGGGTAGACCTTTTTGGCGGCCACGTCTGCCGCGTAACGGCTGGGCTCCCAGACGGCGAGGCCGGTCCCGCTTGCATCCTGCCACCGGCCGAGGTGTTCGAGGCGAAGGCCGAGGTTGAGGGTGAGGTTCGATTTGATCTTCCAGTTGTCCAGCACATAACCGGCGCCGGTGTTGTAGTACATGTCGTCGATGGGGTTGGTGTTGTTCTGGCTGAATCCGCTGGTAATGCCGAGGAGGAAGTTGGCGAGGGGGTTGACTGTTCCGATCTTGAGACCGGTGATCTGATCGGTCTTCACGCCGCTGGCGTAGGAGAGGGAGCCATTGGTGTATCCATAGGTGCCCTGCTTGTTGCCGCCGCGGCTCCAAAAGCCGCCGACCTTGAAGGTGTGGGACTTATAGACGAAGGTGAAGTCGTCGGAGACGGAGGGTGCCTTCTTGATGGAGTTGTAGGTGCCGCCCTGCTGGAAGAGATCGGGTTGTGAGATATCGGGCAGGGTTCTCGCTCCGGGCGAGTTGATCGACGGAGCCATCAGGGACGCAGTGCTGTAGACCGTTCCGTAGGGATAGCCGATGGCGCTGTTGTACTCGGCCTTGAGGTTGGCTGCGGAGTATGGGTTATCAAGCCAGCCGTCGGAGACGCGGACTTCGTTGGTCGCCGAGGACGAGAAGATGTGGATGTAGCTTCCGCTGAGGACGTGCGAGTGGACTGGGCTGATGAGCGGTCCGCCGGGGAAGGCTACGGCGTTGGCCGGGTTGTAATAGATGTGGGCGACGCTGGTCTCGGAGTCGCTGCCGTACTGGTAGCTGACGAAGAATTTGTTCTTGTCGCTGATGTTGTAATCGACGCGGCCGCGGTAGATGTAGCCGTTGTGGGAGTTGCTGGGCTGGAGGAAGTAGTTGTAGCCGGATGCGTTGGTGGAAGGATCGACGTTGGCAGCGGGGAAGAGCTTGAGGAGCGCGAGGGCACCGGGGTCCATGTACTGCGTGGGGATCTGGGTTCCGGCGAGCGCGGTCCCATCAGGGGCGAAGCCGCCGGTGAGAGGCTGGCAGAAGTCGTTCCCGGTGCTCTTGGCGCAGAGCGCTGCGTTGGCGGGATCGGAGAGCGAGAAGTTGCCGGCACGCATGGCTGGGGTAGGAACGTAGGAGGTGAGCGGTGAGGACGCAGGAAGGTTCTGGCGGAAGGCTTCGAAGCCGGCCCAGAAGATGAGCTTGCGGTTGTGGTTGAAGTTGGTGCCCGGGATAAGGATAGGACCGCCGACGCTTCCGCCGGGATAGTAGTACGAGGCGTCAGGACGCGCAGTGGGAGTGCTGCTGTGCTTGTCCTGCCAGGTGTTGGCGTTGAGAATACCGTTGCGTGCGTAGAAGTAGGCCTGACCGTGGAAGTCTGCACTTCCGGAGCGGCTGATGACGTTGATGACGACGGGGCCCTGGGGCGAGTCGGCGCCGAAGTTGGAGCTTTGAACTTTGACCTCCTGGGTCATGTCGGGGTTGACGGATGCGATGGACCAGCAAGCGCAGCCTGGATCGATGATGCTTGCGCCATCGAGGAGATAGGCGGTGCCGCCGCGGTAGGGTGCGCCGTTGGTGTTAAGACCGACGCCAACTGCGGAGCCGGATGAGCCGGTATCGGTAAAGTCGAAGCCGGTGCCGTTGCCGGTTCCGCTGGCGGTGGTGGTGACGCCAGGAAGGATCTTGAGGAGTTCGGACATGTTGCGGCTCTGGATCGGAAGGCGCTCGATGTCCGCCGTGGAGAGCAGTGCGGAGCGCTCGCCGGAATCCTGCGGGGCGATGTAGTTGGCGCTGCTCTGAACAGTGACGGTCTCGTTGGCGGTACCTACTTCGAGCGCCAGATCGGTGAGGTCGCGGACGTCGCCGGGGTTGACGGCGATCTCGCCGCGCCTCAGACTGCGGAAGCCGGTCGCGGAGATCTCAATGGTGTATGTGCCGGGGATAAGGCCGGCGAAGGTGAAAAAGCCCGCGGAGTTGCTATCGAGTTCCCGCTTGTCCTTCGAGGCGTTGTTGGTGAGGACGACGTGGGCACTGGAGACGAGGGCGCCGGTCGTATCCTGCACCTTGCCGGAGAGGCTGGCAGTGGTTTGTGCGAACGCCGTGTGGACCATGGCAAGCAGGGCAACCAGAGGAGCGATGCGCCGCAGGATGGGGAATATTTTTATGAGTTTCATGAAACGGCCTCTTTCAAATGGAGTGCAGCGGTGTTGGTTGATCGTTCGTCGATAGGGATTTGGACACGCGTGGTGTTCTATGGGGGAAGTGTGGGGAGGAAGCTCATCGGCCAATCACCTCGACGATGCTGGTGTCGGGGGCGGTCCATGCCTGGGATCCGGTGTGCCTGAGCGTTTGCGTGGCGTCGTCCCAGGTGAGCTCGGTGAGCTTTCTCTGGCCACGCTCATAGGCGTAGGTGTGGCCGTCATCGTCGAAGAGGGTGAAGGCTCCATTCGCACCGGCGTAGACGCGGACTTTCGCGATGGTCTGGACTTCGTCCGTGCTCTCGATCCTGCTGCCGAGCGGAAGGATGGAGCCGGCGCGGACAAAGAGGGGGATCGTGTCGATGGGGGCGGAGGCGGTGATGCGCTGTCCGCCGTGCAGACGCTCGTTGGTCCAGAAGTTGTACCAGTCCGAGCCTGCGGGGAGGTAGACACTGCGGGTGGTAGCTCCCTGTTCGGTGACGGGAGCTACCAGAAGCGCGGGCCCGAACATGTACTCGTCGCCGATGGGAGCGGTCTGGGGATCGCTGCCGAAATCGAGGAAGAGCGCGCGCATGAAGGGCGCGCCGGTTTGGTTGGCGGTGTAGCCGAGCGAGTAGATATAGGGCATGAGCTCGTAGCGGAGGCGGAGATACTTCTCCAGGATCGGCTCGGCCTGTTTGCCGTAGCTCCAGACTTCGTTCTGCTTGCGGGAGCCGTGGGCGCGGAAGTTGGGTTGGAAGGTGGCGTACTGGAACCAGCGCGTGTAGAGCTCGGGGTAGTCGTCGTACGCCCCTACGTTGTCGCGGACGTCGGAGGGGTCGAGGAGGGGTGGGTGCGCTGGGGTGTGGGAGCCGGGGAGGTACTGCCATCCGCCGATGTCGGTGGACCAGAAGGGCATCCCGCTGGCGACGAAGTTCAGGCCGGTGGGTACCTGGCGCTTGAGGACATCCCAGGTGGG
This window harbors:
- a CDS encoding carboxypeptidase-like regulatory domain-containing protein — encoded protein: MKLIKIFPILRRIAPLVALLAMVHTAFAQTTASLSGKVQDTTGALVSSAHVVLTNNASKDKRELDSNSAGFFTFAGLIPGTYTIEISATGFRSLRRGEIAVNPGDVRDLTDLALEVGTANETVTVQSSANYIAPQDSGERSALLSTADIERLPIQSRNMSELLKILPGVTTTASGTGNGTGFDFTDTGSSGSAVGVGLNTNGAPYRGGTAYLLDGASIIDPGCACWSIASVNPDMTQEVKVQSSNFGADSPQGPVVINVISRSGSADFHGQAYFYARNGILNANTWQDKHSSTPTARPDASYYYPGGSVGGPILIPGTNFNHNRKLIFWAGFEAFRQNLPASSPLTSYVPTPAMRAGNFSLSDPANAALCAKSTGNDFCQPLTGGFAPDGTALAGTQIPTQYMDPGALALLKLFPAANVDPSTNASGYNYFLQPSNSHNGYIYRGRVDYNISDKNKFFVSYQYGSDSETSVAHIYYNPANAVAFPGGPLISPVHSHVLSGSYIHIFSSSATNEVRVSDGWLDNPYSAANLKAEYNSAIGYPYGTVYSTASLMAPSINSPGARTLPDISQPDLFQQGGTYNSIKKAPSVSDDFTFVYKSHTFKVGGFWSRGGNKQGTYGYTNGSLSYASGVKTDQITGLKIGTVNPLANFLLGITSGFSQNNTNPIDDMYYNTGAGYVLDNWKIKSNLTLNLGLRLEHLGRWQDASGTGLAVWEPSRYAADVAAKKVYPGVYWHAIDSSVPIGGSPVQSIFFEPRLGLAYDVHGNGSTVIRGGWAAYRWNDQYNDFAGPLTTALGVKTYNSNGNQAITLKEISNLGANASSLGSLPSSVYAADQQDDKTGVTYAYNLTISQRLTRAMLFEAAYVGNQTQNILLGGQSNGSGVGGSALVNQNKIPFGGLFKADPVTGAPAPTDPENVANIADYYPYYAGYGTNAISVNTHAGYANYNGLQFSLVRQTGRITFNANYTYSKSLGIVSSTLDAFNVRNNYGVLNIDRPHVINTSYAFDLGNPIHGNKLAAGAVNGWTLTGTTTWQAGGNLQANTNQNMGLTIQNTTLGHTIGSATYYGTNANTVLPILTCNPNSNLKAYQHVNLDCFTAPQLGQVGIRQAPYLSTPAYFDSDLGIYKSFHVTEHQSLELRGTAFNFLNHPLPGFSTSDLVSVKLQTADNKTFTSQVSNTNRGITDAKYTQRSILLAVKYKF